The Hippoglossus hippoglossus isolate fHipHip1 chromosome 21, fHipHip1.pri, whole genome shotgun sequence genome contains a region encoding:
- the ecrg4a gene encoding augurin-A isoform X1 — protein MASQQLYLRLTGLAVVVTLLALRDVTGESSLHKVLRKRDVAGAGTTLSKASVAVPPSKAQDFLAKLSRTKRYIWDRSRPDVQQWIMQFMYMGYDEQRLEADLSYWMDQARSNDQGRQHHYDENAPIGPRDHSSYRHGANVNYDYY, from the exons ATGGCATCCCAGCAGCTCTATCTGAGGTTAACAGGGCTGGCTGTGGTGGTGACGCTGTTGGCACTGAGAG ATGTAACCGGTGAGAGCAGCTTGCACAAGGTCTTGAGGAAAAGAGACG TGGCAGGAGCTGGTACTACCCTGTCAAAGGCCTCGGTTGCCGTCCCCCCCTCCAAGGCTCAGGATTTCCTGGCCAAGCTGAGCAGAACCAAGAGGTACATCTGGGATCGCAGCAGACCCGACGTGCAGCAGTGGATCATGCAGTTTATGTACATGGGTTATGATGAGCAG AGGCTGGAGGCTGACCTGTCGTACTGGATGGACCAGGCACGCTCCAACGATCAAGGGCGTCAGCATCACTACGACGAAAACGCCCCCATTGGCCCCCGTGACCACAGCTCTTACAGACACGGCGCCAATGTCAACTACGACTACTATTAA
- the ecrg4a gene encoding augurin-A isoform X2, translating to MASQQLYLRLTGLAVVVTLLALRDVTGESSLHKVLRKRDGAGTTLSKASVAVPPSKAQDFLAKLSRTKRYIWDRSRPDVQQWIMQFMYMGYDEQRLEADLSYWMDQARSNDQGRQHHYDENAPIGPRDHSSYRHGANVNYDYY from the exons ATGGCATCCCAGCAGCTCTATCTGAGGTTAACAGGGCTGGCTGTGGTGGTGACGCTGTTGGCACTGAGAG ATGTAACCGGTGAGAGCAGCTTGCACAAGGTCTTGAGGAAAAGAGACG GAGCTGGTACTACCCTGTCAAAGGCCTCGGTTGCCGTCCCCCCCTCCAAGGCTCAGGATTTCCTGGCCAAGCTGAGCAGAACCAAGAGGTACATCTGGGATCGCAGCAGACCCGACGTGCAGCAGTGGATCATGCAGTTTATGTACATGGGTTATGATGAGCAG AGGCTGGAGGCTGACCTGTCGTACTGGATGGACCAGGCACGCTCCAACGATCAAGGGCGTCAGCATCACTACGACGAAAACGCCCCCATTGGCCCCCGTGACCACAGCTCTTACAGACACGGCGCCAATGTCAACTACGACTACTATTAA
- the LOC117754974 gene encoding LOW QUALITY PROTEIN: tripartite motif-containing protein 16-like (The sequence of the model RefSeq protein was modified relative to this genomic sequence to represent the inferred CDS: deleted 2 bases in 1 codon) gives MQGGLVEKRSLDVKQQIRSQQETEVSRVNELQERLEQKITDLKRKDDELKQLSQTENHNQFPQNYPSLSPLSETTHSFSISIRPRRYFEDVTAAVSQVRGRLQDILSETETKILQILSQVDVLLLHPEPKTRADFLKYSQEITLDPNTLNKHLLLSEGNRKVTFVREKQSCSDHPDRFTVWPQVLSRESLTGRCYWEVEVERRGGVAHVAVAYKNISRPWWSNKWGFGFNDKSCSLNCVGNIYRFFHNSIMTPVSGPQSSRVGVSLDHSAGVLSFYSVSDTRTLLHRVQTTFTQPLYAGVYVFL, from the exons ATGCAAGGTGGTCtggtggagaaaagaagcttggatgtgaagcagcagatcagatcccagcaggaaactgaagtgagtcgagtcaacgagcttcaggagagactggagcagaaGATCACAGACCTGAAGAGGAAAGAcgatgaactgaagcagctctcacaAACTGAGAATCACAACCAGTTTCCACAaaactacccctcactgtcaccactcagtgaaaCTACACACTCATTCAGCATCAGTATCCGTCCCCGGAggtactttgaggacgtgacagcagctgtgtcacaggtcagaggccgactacaggacattctgagtgagacagagacaaagattttacagattttgtctcaagtggatgttttactgttACATCCAGAGCCCAAGACCcgagctgacttcttaaaatattcacaggaaatcacactggatccaaacacattaaacaaacatctgttattatctgagggaaacagaaaagtaacattcGTGAGAGAAAAACAGTCTTGTTctgatcacccagacagattcactgtttggcctcaggtcctgagtagagagagtctgactggacgttgttactgggaggtggaggtggagaggagaggaggagtagCTCATGTAGCAGTCGCATACAAGAATATTAGCAGACCATGGTGGTCAAATAAATGGGGATTTGGattcaatgataaatcttgT TCGTTAAATTGTGTTGGAAACATTTATAGGTTTTTCCACAACAGCATCAtgactccagtgtcaggtcctcagtcctccagagtaggagtgtccctggatcacagtgcaggggttctgtccttctacagcgtctctgacaccaggactctcctccacagagtccagaccacattcactcagcctctctatgctggagtatatgtttttttatga
- the nck2a gene encoding cytoplasmic protein NCK2a has product MTEEVIVVAKWDYTAQQDQELDIRKNERLFLLDDTKTWWRVRNATNQTGYVPSNYVERKNSLKKGSLVKNIKDTLGLGKTKRKTSARDASPTPSSDTEYPSNGSRGGGGAAERIYDLNIPAVVKFAYMAEREDELSLVKASQVMVMEKCSDGWWRGSQGGNVGWFPSNYVQEELGGAEDGGEGDSSRGYHAGSQGTLMANGCAGGHGEVLHLVQTLYPFNSVTEEELNFEKGEVMEVVEKPENDPEWWKCKNSRGIVGLVPKNYVMVLDEQPGLPSSTSSSPQNRVVGPARSGKFAGRDWYYGGVSRNQAECILNERGEEGDFLIRDSESSPSDFSVSLKAAGKNKHFKVRLAEGVFCIGQRRFDSIDELVEHYKKAPIFTSEHGEKLYLVKALL; this is encoded by the exons ATGACAGAGGAGGTGATTGTTGTAGCCAAGTGGGACTACACGGCCCAGCAGGACCAGGAACTTGACATCCGTAAAAATGAGCGTCTCTTCCTCCTGGACGACACAAAGACCTGGTGGCGTGTTCGCAACGCTACCAACCAAACGGGTTATGTGCCATCCAACTACGTGGAACGCAAGAACAGCCTGAAGAAAGGCTCGCTGGTGAAGAACATCAAAGATACGCTGG GTTTGGGAAAAACTAAGAGGAAGACGAGCGCCCGCGATGCTTCCCCAACACCAAGCTCAGATACAGAGTACCCCTCCAATGGCAgcaggggtggaggaggagccgCTGAGAGAATCTACGACCTCAACATCCCGGCCGTCGTCAAGTTTGCCTATATGGCAGAGAGGGAAGACGAGCTGAGCCTGGTCAAGGCATCCCAGGTCATGGTAATGGAGAAGTGCAGTGACGGCTGGTGGCGGGGCAGCCAGGGGGGCAACGTGGGCTGGTTTCCTTCTAACTACGTCCAGGAGGAGCTCGGAGGTGCTGAAGACGGAGGCGAGGGGGATTCCTCGCGGGGTTACCATGCAGGGTCTCAAGGGACTTTGATGGCCAATGGGTGCGCTGGTGGTCACGGTGAAGTGCTCCACCTTGTTCAAACGCTCTACCCCTTCAACtcagtgacagaggaggagctgaactTTGAGAAGGGAGAGGTcatggaggtggtggagaagcCCGAGAACGACCCTGAGTGGTGGAAGTGTAAGAACTCGCGTGGCATTGTCGGCCTGGTACCTAAAAACTATGTGATGGTGCTGGATGAGCAGCCCGGCCTGCCTTCCTCTACGTCTAGCTCCCCGCAGAACCGTGTCGTGGGGCCGGCACGCTCAGGGAAGTTCGCCGGGAGGGACTGGTACTACGGCGGCGTCTCCAGGAACCAGGCCGAGTGTATACTCAAcgaaagaggggaggagggggacttCCTCATACGAGACAGCGAGTCATCG CCCAGTGATTTCTCGGTGTCTCTAAAAGCAGCGGGTAAGAATAAGCACTTTAAGGTGCGGCTCGCAGAGGGAGTGTTCTGTATCGGCCAGCGCAGGTTCGACTCCATCGACGAACTCGTGGAGCACTACAAGAAAGCCCCCATCTTTACCAGTGAACACGGAGAGAAGCTCTACCTGGTCAAAGCACTGCTGTGA